GAGCAAATCGTTCAATTTTGAAAACCCACCAAAAGTTTTACGACAGATTTCAAAAATTCGTTATCAGATAATTCTACTGTTACTCAAGTTATAACCACAACGAACTACATATCCCTATATCCTGTCATGGTATATTTTTTGCATTGAAAGTTGATTTCGAATTTTGGCATGATGTGTGTAATGGACTTTAGCGTCTGGGTAATTAGTAAAGCAAAATTACATTAGGTAGGTGAATTGTTTGAAATTAAGTTTGTTACGTAGCAAAGCCCGAAGTATATTAAAAGGAAAGTGGTTTTCGTTTGTTGGTTATACTATTTTACTGCTAATTCTTAATACGACTGTGCCCAAGCTTTTAGAAAAATTGTATCTTTATAAGGGTAATTTGGGAATGGATACTGTACTTTCCTTTCTTTATGAAGTCTTAGTTATCGGTGCTTTAACTTTAGGCAGTAATTCTTTATATTTAAAAATTACCAAGGATGAAAAAGCTTCGGTTAGAACTATTTTCTCATTTTTTTCAAATTTCAACAGTTATAAGAAAGCAATTATTTATAATTTGCTAATGGGTCTTTACTTCATCCTATGGTCACTACTTTTGATTATCCCAGGCATTATTAAAAGTTTTTCCTATGCGATGTCTTCTTATATCCTTATTGAAGAGCCTCATTTAACAGCGAACCAAGCGATTACAAAAAGCCGTCAAATGATGGACGGTTATAAATGGAAGCTATTCTGCCTATACCTTTCCTTCGCAGGATGGTTTATCTTATCAATTCTAACAGTTGGAATTGGATTCCTGTGGCTTATTCCTTATTATCAGACAAGTATCGCCTGTTTCTATAATGATATTAAAGATAAATACAAAGTAACAGAGCCTAATAGTTCAGATGAATTATAAATAGATCAATCAAGTAGGGGAGAGTGACTAACTCCCTTACCCGGTTGAGAAAGAGTAGGTAGAGGCAAAATGATTGGTGGATGATGTCTAATTACATTTAATGGAATATTTGAATTAACCGAAGCACCGAATGAAGTGTTATGAAAAAGCCGCCTAAAAACAAGAACACAGATAAAGTCGAAAGTAAATGCAAAATAAACAAACTTGGGATGTCTGATATCATATTTAGAAAAAATATTGCAATATTCGATAAGACAGACTTTACACGACAATACCTTCCACGAAACTCCCGATAATCCAACGCCATTAAAAACACTGCTAAAGCCATCAAAAAAATACCAACAAAAAAACCGATTACTGTATTAAGCAAAATTTTTTACTCCATTTCATTTCCACAGTTTTCAAAGCGGTTATTTCGGCTGATGTGTGAATGATTTTTTCGCCAGCGACATCGTAAACACCTTTGCTCCATTATTGTTGCACGACTTACCGAAAAAGACGGCAGCCATTTTAAGCTACCGTTCTAGTTAAATTACTTCTGTCTACGTCGTTTGGCTATTGTATCAAATACAAAATTTACCGCAGCCGCAATAAAAAAGAATATAATACTTTTATCAAAGTCGTCAGGGAAATAAGTCCAAATTGCATAACCTGCTGAAAAGATGATTGACGCTATGACTGATCCGATTTTACTTCTACTGCTTCGCAAACTGTACAATGCCAAAGTCAACATGTAGGTAATAAATATCAGTGTCTTAACATAATATCCATTCCAATTGATTGGAACGAAATACGCAATAAAGCCAAAAACAATAGCAAAGAGGATAAAAGTAAGTAACCCTGATAATTTCCCCTGTTTTCTTAAAAAGAAAATATTCCAAGTTAGAAATATCAATAAGAAAAGCGTTAGGATGAATGTATTGACTGCCACGTTTATTCCCCTTTTGCCTCGTATTCACCTCATTTTTAATGAAGATTGACCGAAAATCAATGTGCAATATTTAGCTGAACGTATGTGATAAGTAACTGCACGTGAAATTCGTAATTCTATACTTTTGTTCGTTACAGTAACAAATTGAACACATAAAATTTGAATGAAAGAATATATGCAAAACCATACATAAATGACCGCCAACGTTTTTCTGCAAATTGAAACTCTGAGCCTTCCTATGTCCATACAGCCGAAACAATGATTCCTAGTATATCGATTCAAAAATCCACTTAATATTTTTATATTTTGGTATAATAAGATCATCGAAAGATGATCGGAGAGATACCCATGGCACGTTCCAAGAAAGCAGCACTCTTGTTAAGTGAAGAAGATAAACAATACCTTCAAAAAATCTGTAATTCTCGAACCGAACAGGTGCGCCGTGTGGAGCGTGCAACGATTCTTCTTCACTATGCCGATGGGATGAGTTCGCCTCAGATTGCCAAACGGATGGGAATTAGCGTACCTAACACAGATACATGCATTAAGAAAGCACTCCTATTCGGTGTGAGACAAGCATTGGAAGATTTTAAACGTTCCGGTCGTCCGGTGGAATTAACACCGGAAGCCCGAGCGTGGATTGTGTCTCTCGCTTGTCAAAAACCTAAGGAACTGGGGTACTCATATGAATTGTGGACCATGAGCCTGCTTGCCCAACACGTTCGCCAACATGCAATGGCAGAAGGTCATCCCAGCGCAGCGCGAATGGCGAAAGGAACCGTTTCGCGCATCCTTTCGTCTCATGACCTGAAACCGCATAAAGTGTCGTATTACGTAGAGCGCAGAGATCCTGATTTCGATACCAAACGTGCGCAGGTGCTGCATGTCTATCAACAGGTCGAATGGAAGATCGAAAATGACAACTTTCAAATGTCCTGTGATGTTGTTGTCTCATACGATGAAAAACCTGGGATCCAAGCCATCGGGACAACTTCGCTTGACTTGCCGCCGGTTCCCGGTGAGCATCCGACGATTTCCCGAGATTATGAGTATGTGCGCCATGGTACAGTGACGCTCATGGCGGCTATCGATCTTGTTAGCGGCGAAGTACTCGGATCGGTTGTGGATCGCCATCGCAGTCGGGAATTTGTTGACTTTCTAAAAATGCTTGATACCCATTATGAACCAGACTTACGAATTCAAGTTGTTTTAGATAATCATTCCGCCCATACATCCAAGGAGACAAGAGCGTACTTAGATACGGTTCCCAATCGCTTCGAGTTCGTGTTCACTCCCAAGCATGGTTCTTGGCTCAACGTGATTGAAACTTTCTTTTCCAAAATGTCGCGCTCTTTCCTTCGCGGAATTCGGGTTGCGTCCAAGGAAGAATTAAAAGAACGGATTGAACTCTACTTGAAAGAAATCAATGCCAATCCGATTCCGTTTCGTTGGAAATATGGCATGGAATCTGCCGCAAAGTAGCATGTTCAATTTAAAGCTTATTTTTGAATCGATCTACTAGTTTACTTTAAAAATTTCTGCGGCGTTTTCAAAACTTCAGCGTATTTTTTATCTTCAACGTACTATAACTCCAATAACGTCCACCAATTATTTTTACCATCTACGTTACAAATCGCCTGTTCAAATCGGATAAAAGGGTGATTAGACCACTAGCAACATCCAGCTATGAATCTTCTTGACCCTGGTTCATGTGATGACATTCGTCGACCAAAACAGCGATTCGTACTAAAGTGATACTGTAGGAAGTTATATCCATGTATCGAATTGGCGACAAACGACCAATCCGTGTACTTACTGATACTACTGTTACAAATGGAGAAAAACGTCAATGACGGACACGCAAACACGAATGACAGTTTGTATCCCGTATGCAATCGCTATGGTCTGTCTGGTTGACATTATGGGTAAACGTAGGGGGACGTATGGAACGACTAAAAGGGCTTCGCCCGGCAATTTTGCTTCGCAATCTTGCCCCATAATGACCAAGCCATTTTCCATTTCACCAGAAACAAACAGAATCAGAAAAGGTACTTCCCTGAATAGGTGTTTGCCTGTCCCAGACAGGTGAACATCCCCGAACGGAGTGAGGGCATCATTTAATCTTTTTAACATTTGCCCCAAAACGTAACGAACGTCCTAAATGTCCTAATAGTCTACTACATTTCCAGAAACAAAAATACTATCCCGTATAAATAAGAGACGTACACGGGCACAATGCCGAAACCACTTGGTACGACTGGGTTTGTGGCACTTTTCGATAAAATAATAGGTTCATCTACGTGAGGGTTAACACTCATTTACGTGAAGGTGTTTTTCAATAATGCGAATAACCTGCGGAGGGGAAATACATGGGAGTTGTTCTTGATGAACGTTCTGGACAGTGGTTTGACGATGAAACAGGAGAAATTATCAACGTGCTAGCAGCTCGAAACGGGAGTCTTGAAAATAATACTGACAAACCTGTGCTAGCTGTGGTAGAAGTACCTGCAAATGGCAAAGTTAAGGCAACCAAAAAAGGAAACAAGCTCCAGAAAATTAAGAATGAACCATCATTTACAATGGTATTCAGTTATCCCGATATACTGGAATATCTTTTGACGGGACAACTAACAGTGAATGAGAGGGCGTTTTTATTCACACTTCTGTTTTTCACAGAATACGGAAAAACTCAGATTATGGTTCCTGATGCCAATGGGAAACCGGAACGACTCATGATGTCTCGTGCAGGACAAATCATGGGATGGAAGCACAGCCAAACTACAAAAACAGTAGTTGAAAGTTTAGAGAAAAAGAGACTCCTGAAAGTTGAGCAGATTGGGAAGACGAAATATATCGAATTGAATCCAAGAATTTTCTTCAAAGGAAGTACAAGCCTTCGCAATAAACAGATTAAATTTTATGAAAGTGAAAGTATTTGACCAGAATCATAAATTACTGTTTAACAATCCAGAACACAATTTTTCCTACCTCATTTAGCGTTACAAATGCTCATTTAAAAACAGATATAGGGGTGCAAGGTCAATCCGAACATGAAAATAAATCAACCAATAGGGGGAATCATAATGATCGCAATCAATAATTATTTCTTAGCAGAAGGAACGGAAGCACGTCAAATAAATGATGGACAGCAGCCAAAACGTTCTAGAATACAATACATCAATTTAAAAGATGGTCAATTTGTTTGTGGATATATACTGACAACTGATTTCAAAATGTATATTTGCCATGACGATTATTCTAAGAAAATTAAGCAACACATTTGCAAGAATCCTAAGGACAGACCAGACATGAACTGTTTGTCTTGTATACACAATGTGAAACGTGAAAAAAGGACAATTGTTCCATTCTTCAACGTTGATACACAACAGGTTGAAATTCTTGCTGCTAAAACCAATATCATGAGAATTATTTACGCCTTTATTGATGAATATGACGATGAAGCTATGACGACTCCAGTCGTCCTTAGCCGTTCTGGTACTGCTAAAGATACTCGATATACAATCATGCCTGCCCGTGTAAAACCTGCTGAACAATTATTGTTTGAAAAACCGATGGATATTATGTTAGATAATAAATTTTATCAAAATATATTGGTTATTCCTGAGGATGACTACATTCGTAAGTTACTCGGAATCCAATAATCTTACAATAAAGCCCCCTTATCTTGGGGGCATACATATTCATCGCAATATTTTCCGTTCTTTATTAAGTTTCCCAGAAATCTGATTTAGCGGCGAAAACTGTTGGTGTTGCTTCATCAGTGAATTTTTTGACAAATGTGTATAACGCAAAACCATTCGTAAATCACTGTGTCCCAACATCATTTGCAAGTGCCGCAAATCGCCGCCAGCCTTCAGAAACATCGTTGCAGCCGTATGACGAAAGAGATGCGGATGTACTCTGGCTTGAATATCTGCACTTTAAGCATATTCTTTCAGCCGATGCCGAAAATGATTTTGATTTAATTGTTCTCCGTAATTTGTCAAGAATATATAGTCGGTGTCAAACTCCTCGGTTTCCTTTACCAATTCCCTAAGTAGACCCACTGTCTTCTTTTGTAAAGGAACCGATCTTGAACGTCTGTTTTTTGCTACCTCACCACGAACTGTAACCATACCAGATTCAAAATCAATATCCGATTTCTTTAACGATAATGCTTCGTTAATCCGTAAAAATGTATCCAAGAGCAAGTTCATTAACACGTAATCCCGAAACCCAGAATAACGCCTTTGATTTGGCGAAGCCAGCAAACGTTTGAGTTCGTCAACTGTAAGAATGATTATTTCATTTTCTGGTTCCTCGACATTTTTTATTCCTTCCATTGGATCAGTGCCAATTAACCCTTCCATTTTCAAGAAACGAAAAAAAGTCCGTAACGTCTTAAGGCGTGTATTGATCGTCACTGGAGACAATCCAACACGCTTTTCGGAATCTGGCTTATCCTTGTTACCTTCAAATCGTATCTTTTCCTGAAGCATCCAAACGATATAGTTTCGGATAATGCTTGTATTTATGTTGCGAACATCCCGACCGATTCCCATTAGATCAAGGTATTCGACTAAAAATCCATAATTTAAACGATACTGTTCAAGTGTATTTTTTGCTCTGCCTTCCGCAATCTTTGCATGATAATAACGTTCGAATAACGTATCCAAATTATACTCATATATTTTATTCTCGTTTACTCTTTCACTTTTGATACGTTGCCCTGATCGTCTATCCATAATGAAAAACGCTCCTTTATCCGATTTTTATCTCGAATATCGAAGCGTTTAGGCTTTCTTTGGCGGCGCAGAAAGGTACTGTACCTTGTACGAATGGGAAGCTGTACCCTGTTCGCTTTCTATCGTACTGTCCACGTTCAGTCTACGTCCCGAAAACGTTGATATTATGCGGTTTTTACGTTCTGGTCGGAATGACAGGATTTGAACCTGCGACCTCTACCTCCCCAAGGTACTGGGGGCAATGTTTTTTAATACTGAATAATCCTGAAAACGTTGCTATATCAAGTGTTTGCGATGTTCTTAGTATGTTCTATTATGATACTTTATTTTAAAAAATGTTGAAATTTGCCCCCAAAATGCCCCCAACATTCTAAGCATGACCATATAAAGTGCGGTTGCATCTATTTAACTTCACACCCCCAAATACCGAGCCGAACTATCTGTTGGCCTAGCGTGCAAATAACGTCCAGTAGTAGCAACACTTGCATGACCCAGCGTGGATTGAACCAAGTGAATCGGTGCTCCACGATCAAGCGAATGAGAAGCGTGTGCGTGTCGTAACCAATGAGCGCTTACGTTATCGCCTAATCCTGCGCGTTTGGCAGCTGCTTTGACAATTCGATGCACTTGAGAAGGGCTAAGTTGGCCTTCCTTCTTCCGGCTCACAAAGATTGGATCATCGAGTTCAGCTTCTTCACGCAATTTCACAAGTTCCTTTCAGGTATCGGCAGATAATAAGATTGTCCGAGTCTTTGCCCCTTTACCAAACACCGTAATCTGTCCTGCATCGTCCCGTTCCTGAACGTCCCGCTATTTTAGTCCGCATATTTCAGATACACGAAGTCCACCAGCATACAGTAATAACAACAGGATAGAATTTCGCGTATTCGTTTCAAGCGCCAGCATTCGGTGTACTTCTTTTTGCGACAGAATCCGTTCCGCTAATGTATTCTTTTGCGCTGGCAGTTTGATCGGTGCTGCTACGTTCACTGACAGAACCCCAATCTCCTTATGAGCGAATGCGAACAGGGACTTTACAGAGGATAGGATTCTCGCTTGCGTTGCCGGGGCTAATTCTACTAAACTATCTGCGAACATTTGCATGTCTAGGATGGTGACTGTATCAAGTGATTTATTTACGAATTTGAAAAAACGTTTTGCATCGGCTTTGTACGAACGCTTTGTATGTTTGCTGCGTCCATGCAACCAGAGTTGAATGATTCGTTCGTCTGGCGATTGATGGACAACCTCTATTTTGTGTGCAGTTGAAACTGTGATTTCATTGGATAATCTAATCACTCCAATGCAAGATAATGTTTCTTCTCTTGCATCCTCTTTGAGGAGATCCAAAACTATCTGTGCTTTGAATGCTGCAGTGTAATGTTTTCTCATACGCCTATTATAGCTTATATGACCCCTTTCAAACTGTTCGATTTCTTGGATCCACTATAGCCAGTACCTATGGAAAGTCAAAGAAAATGCAATGAGAATCTTGCAGGAAAACTATCATTTAACTTTCCATAGTCATTATCTCTATAACCTATATTGTTTTAGAAATTCTGTCAGTTCCTTCTTCTGTTCCATACCGTATTTCTTAATACCCGTCATGTTGTCCGCAGTACTTTCTTCAATTGCTTTGCGCATAAATTCCGGGTTGGTCTTTGCATAACGTTCGGTCGTTAAAACAGAAGCATGTCCAAGGAAATCCCTAATGTAAATAAGATTTACCCCGCTCATTAGCAAATGTGTGGCTTTGGAATGCCTCATGTCGTGAACCCTTGGATATCTGCCATTTGGAAGCTTTGAAATTCCTGCCTTGGCATATATGTTTTGTATGGTTGATTTTGCAGAATGCCTGGTGTATTTTCCACCGTCCGACGATGGAAAAAAATAACCATTGCTATTCGCACTGAATGACATCCTTTTAGCGTAATCCCTGCAGGTTTCTGCCATGGAATGTGACATAGGAACAAATCGGCTTTTTCCCTTTTTTGATTTTTCTATAAAAAGGATACCCTGAGCCAGATCGACGTCCTGACACTTCAAAGTCAACGCTTCAGATATACGCAAACCACAGCTGTATAAGAGTCGCACAAGAACAGGATAAATAAATGTGTAGGTCGGATAACGAGATATCACTGGCAAGTGGTCTGAAACATCAAAAATGGATATAATCTCCGAATGACTAAATATATATATGGCACAAAACTGCTGCTTTCGTTATGTCGGCTAATTTCTGGATAAATGTAGGCTTCAATCCCTCTGTTTTTTAAGAAGCCAGCAAACTGCCGGAGCATTCCAACCCGTTTGGATTGGGTTGAATAAGCCTCATGCGGTCGTTTGGCACAGATCTCTTCCACCATGCACTTTGTCAGTACAGGTTCCTTGACATGGTATCTGTTTAGCTGATGGTTCGTGAAGCGGAGTGTATATAGCATGGAATCCTCGTACTTCAGCCCACATCCGCGTTTATAGATGATGAATTCCAGGAACAGCTTCTTAAAGGGGCCTTCCTCAAATGGAATGGAAATCGTTTTATTTTCCATAAGGCACCTCCAGTGATACTTTCCGCAACTGCTCCGTATTCATCCACAGGTAGCGGTTTGTCACTTTCGTGCTGCTGTGTCCCAGTATGCTCGTAACGACTGGCAGGGACGTTCCATTTTCGAGAAGTCTGGAGGACAGGCTGTGTCTCATGGCATGCATTCCATGCCGTTTCCCTTCTGTATAGATGCTTGTTTTACCCATATATGAATTAAGGATGCGGTATAAAGCACTGCTAGCTGAAAACGCCTCATAAGGTGCTCGCATCTTTATGAATAGACTGTTACAGGACGTATCGGGTCTCCCGTTTTTTAGATAATCCGCAAGCGCATAACGGATGCCTTCTGTCATGGGAAGAATCTGATGATTGCCCGTTTTCTGTTGAAGAAAGGATATTT
Above is a window of Fodinisporobacter ferrooxydans DNA encoding:
- a CDS encoding tyrosine-type recombinase/integrase, with translation MKLREEAELDDPIFVSRKKEGQLSPSQVHRIVKAAAKRAGLGDNVSAHWLRHAHASHSLDRGAPIHLVQSTLGHASVATTGRYLHARPTDSSARYLGV
- a CDS encoding tyrosine-type recombinase/integrase; translated protein: MISRYPTYTFIYPVLVRLLYSCGLRISEALTLKCQDVDLAQGILFIEKSKKGKSRFVPMSHSMAETCRDYAKRMSFSANSNGYFFPSSDGGKYTRHSAKSTIQNIYAKAGISKLPNGRYPRVHDMRHSKATHLLMSGVNLIYIRDFLGHASVLTTERYAKTNPEFMRKAIEESTADNMTGIKKYGMEQKKELTEFLKQYRL
- a CDS encoding tyrosine-type recombinase/integrase, encoding MRKHYTAAFKAQIVLDLLKEDAREETLSCIGVIRLSNEITVSTAHKIEVVHQSPDERIIQLWLHGRSKHTKRSYKADAKRFFKFVNKSLDTVTILDMQMFADSLVELAPATQARILSSVKSLFAFAHKEIGVLSVNVAAPIKLPAQKNTLAERILSQKEVHRMLALETNTRNSILLLLLYAGGLRVSEICGLK
- a CDS encoding DUF975 family protein, which codes for MKLSLLRSKARSILKGKWFSFVGYTILLLILNTTVPKLLEKLYLYKGNLGMDTVLSFLYEVLVIGALTLGSNSLYLKITKDEKASVRTIFSFFSNFNSYKKAIIYNLLMGLYFILWSLLLIIPGIIKSFSYAMSSYILIEEPHLTANQAITKSRQMMDGYKWKLFCLYLSFAGWFILSILTVGIGFLWLIPYYQTSIACFYNDIKDKYKVTEPNSSDEL
- a CDS encoding IS630 family transposase encodes the protein MARSKKAALLLSEEDKQYLQKICNSRTEQVRRVERATILLHYADGMSSPQIAKRMGISVPNTDTCIKKALLFGVRQALEDFKRSGRPVELTPEARAWIVSLACQKPKELGYSYELWTMSLLAQHVRQHAMAEGHPSAARMAKGTVSRILSSHDLKPHKVSYYVERRDPDFDTKRAQVLHVYQQVEWKIENDNFQMSCDVVVSYDEKPGIQAIGTTSLDLPPVPGEHPTISRDYEYVRHGTVTLMAAIDLVSGEVLGSVVDRHRSREFVDFLKMLDTHYEPDLRIQVVLDNHSAHTSKETRAYLDTVPNRFEFVFTPKHGSWLNVIETFFSKMSRSFLRGIRVASKEELKERIELYLKEINANPIPFRWKYGMESAAK
- a CDS encoding site-specific integrase, producing MNHSNNKIAKVQATCNSYYTPDETAEILRVVDCSTAIGKRDYAILLIAISLGMRAGDICHLQISDIHWERDEISFLQQKTGNHQILPMTEGIRYALADYLKNGRPDTSCNSLFIKMRAPYEAFSASSALYRILNSYMGKTSIYTEGKRHGMHAMRHSLSSRLLENGTSLPVVTSILGHSSTKVTNRYLWMNTEQLRKVSLEVPYGK